A DNA window from Carnobacterium funditum DSM 5970 contains the following coding sequences:
- a CDS encoding adaptor protein MecA, whose protein sequence is MEMEHINENTIRVLIESTDLEERGITFLDLLGNHKQIEDFFYSILEEVDVDEKFQESDAITFQVLPNGNGLELFISKGGPLNEDIDFSSASGNFEANEFSQLIKNQLIDDDDDQDQDIDQEYLNDSSRQTQEVVLRFNEFEDMVSLSKQLYLDNATSKLYWYKNSYFLYLIFFTEETTERSVEDQITVALEFAQRTPITQGILAEHGKAIMENNALELSRFYFK, encoded by the coding sequence ATGGAGATGGAACATATAAATGAGAATACAATCCGTGTGCTTATTGAAAGTACTGATTTAGAAGAAAGAGGGATAACCTTTTTAGATCTTTTAGGGAATCATAAACAGATTGAAGATTTCTTTTACAGTATTTTAGAAGAAGTGGATGTAGACGAAAAGTTCCAGGAATCTGATGCTATTACATTTCAAGTTTTACCAAATGGAAATGGATTAGAGTTATTTATCAGTAAGGGTGGTCCGTTAAATGAAGATATTGATTTTTCTTCAGCATCCGGTAATTTTGAAGCAAATGAATTTTCTCAACTTATAAAAAACCAATTAATAGATGATGATGATGATCAAGATCAAGATATTGATCAAGAATATCTAAATGATTCAAGTAGACAAACTCAAGAAGTGGTTTTGAGATTTAATGAATTTGAAGATATGGTCTCATTATCTAAACAATTATATTTAGACAATGCTACTTCCAAACTTTATTGGTATAAAAATAGTTATTTTCTTTATTTAATCTTCTTTACAGAAGAGACGACTGAACGAAGTGTAGAAGATCAAATCACAGTAGCTCTAGAGTTTGCGCAGAGAACCCCTATTACTCAAGGGATTTTAGCAGAGCACGGTAAAGCGATAATGGAAAATAATGCTTTAGAATTAAGTCGTTTTTATTTTAAATAA
- the hemG gene encoding protoporphyrinogen oxidase, with the protein MKRAKKRIAIIGGGITGLTTAYRVKKIIEKENLPFELIILEGSLKVGGKIYTMKTKTRSIDLGAESIDTRYPEALELIKELGLDDQLIYSEGNKPDVFFYNRLYQLNYPTYNGIPVRRKDIWKGNLLSICGKIVTYKSYFNTFKKLEKDIETSAYLKRLLGDEMVEHIVEPFFTKIYASDLDKIGIKASKELIYEIEMKYGSLQKGLAAHPELLDGSGNYMTFKNGLSVLTNALEKILKPHIQYRKKVFEIKKNDEDMYILDINHTEQVRVSAICIATPITEYFKLIDHPEIYKIFSKIETASVGYIIFAFSKEAIKNMPAGFGIVTPRRSDSFVTSVVFLDKKWPTLKRNEEVLIGVNFGRDGEDALVSLSNKEIEQSILKDLGIILGITEKPLFRIIKRWANAIPQFTITQEEDIQHAKKILSDEYPGVYIAGQGLAGFSINHCIQQANDVGTQIIEYAKKQNCL; encoded by the coding sequence ATGAAAAGGGCAAAAAAAAGAATTGCTATTATTGGTGGGGGTATTACTGGTCTGACTACAGCGTACCGTGTTAAAAAAATAATTGAAAAAGAAAATTTACCTTTTGAATTAATCATATTGGAAGGATCTTTAAAAGTAGGCGGAAAAATCTACACCATGAAAACGAAAACGCGTTCCATCGATCTTGGAGCTGAATCCATTGATACAAGATATCCAGAAGCTTTAGAATTGATTAAAGAATTGGGATTAGATGATCAACTAATCTACAGTGAAGGAAACAAACCAGATGTCTTTTTCTATAATCGCTTATATCAACTAAATTATCCAACCTATAATGGCATTCCGGTTAGAAGAAAAGATATATGGAAAGGGAATTTATTAAGTATATGCGGGAAAATAGTAACGTATAAAAGTTACTTTAATACCTTTAAAAAGTTAGAAAAAGATATAGAAACTAGTGCTTACTTAAAACGGCTTCTAGGAGATGAGATGGTTGAACATATTGTAGAACCGTTCTTCACCAAAATTTACGCTAGTGATTTAGACAAAATTGGGATTAAAGCGTCAAAAGAATTAATCTATGAAATTGAAATGAAGTATGGCAGTTTACAAAAAGGTTTAGCTGCTCATCCAGAACTATTAGATGGTTCTGGTAACTATATGACTTTCAAAAATGGATTATCTGTATTAACTAATGCTCTGGAAAAAATATTGAAACCTCATATTCAGTATAGAAAAAAAGTTTTTGAAATTAAAAAGAATGATGAAGATATGTATATCTTAGATATAAATCATACAGAGCAAGTTAGAGTGAGTGCAATTTGTATAGCAACTCCGATAACCGAATATTTTAAATTGATTGATCATCCCGAAATATATAAAATTTTTAGTAAAATAGAAACAGCATCAGTAGGTTACATTATTTTTGCATTTTCAAAAGAAGCCATTAAAAATATGCCAGCAGGCTTCGGAATTGTAACACCAAGAAGAAGTGATTCTTTTGTTACATCAGTTGTTTTCTTAGACAAAAAATGGCCAACTTTAAAAAGAAATGAGGAAGTTTTAATCGGAGTCAATTTTGGTCGCGATGGAGAAGATGCCTTAGTATCTTTGAGCAATAAAGAAATTGAACAGTCTATTTTAAAGGATTTAGGTATTATATTAGGAATTACTGAAAAGCCTTTGTTTAGAATTATCAAACGATGGGCTAATGCTATTCCTCAATTTACAATCACTCAAGAAGAAGATATTCAACACGCTAAAAAGATTTTGTCTGATGAATACCCAGGAGTCTATATTGCAGGTCAAGGTTTAGCCGGATTTAGTATTAACCACTGTATTCAACAAGCTAATGATGTCGGAACTCAAATTATTGAGTATGCAAAAAAACAAAATTGTTTATAA
- a CDS encoding ABC transporter ATP-binding protein translates to MTNVLEIKNLNITFDTYAGKVKAIRGVSFNLKKGETLAIVGESGSGKSVTTRSIMRLLSQNANVEDGSILFNGEDLIKKSEKEMQQIRGKDIAMIFQDPMTSLNPTMTIGKQVSEPIRLHQKLSKQDSFKRALELLNLVGLPEAEKRMKQYPHQFSGGQRQRIVIAIALACNPEILIADEPTTALDVTIQAQILDLMRELQKKISTSIIFITHDLGVVASVADRVAVMYAGKIVEIGTVDEIFYNPQHPYTWGLISSMPTLEVKEALYAIPGTPPDLLDPPVGDAFAPRNEFAMKIDTELEPPLFKVSDTHYAATWLLHPDSPKANPPAEIRARQAVYEEKFANHYSKNETSIFDSENEVKGGV, encoded by the coding sequence ATGACTAATGTATTGGAAATCAAAAATTTAAATATCACATTCGACACCTACGCTGGTAAAGTAAAAGCTATCCGTGGTGTCAGTTTTAACTTAAAAAAAGGTGAAACATTGGCAATCGTAGGTGAGTCAGGATCTGGGAAATCAGTTACGACTCGTAGTATTATGCGTTTACTTTCTCAGAATGCGAATGTCGAAGATGGATCAATTCTTTTTAATGGTGAAGATTTAATCAAAAAGTCTGAAAAAGAGATGCAACAAATTCGTGGTAAAGATATCGCTATGATTTTTCAAGATCCAATGACGTCACTTAATCCTACAATGACAATTGGGAAACAAGTATCGGAACCGATTCGTCTTCATCAAAAATTAAGTAAGCAAGACTCTTTTAAAAGAGCTCTTGAATTATTAAACTTAGTAGGGTTGCCAGAAGCTGAAAAGCGTATGAAACAATATCCACATCAATTTTCAGGGGGACAACGCCAAAGAATCGTTATCGCAATAGCTTTAGCTTGTAATCCGGAAATATTAATTGCAGATGAACCGACAACGGCTTTGGATGTTACCATTCAAGCTCAAATTCTTGATTTAATGAGAGAGCTACAAAAGAAAATATCGACTTCAATTATTTTTATTACTCACGATTTAGGAGTAGTTGCAAGTGTTGCTGATCGAGTAGCCGTGATGTACGCAGGAAAAATTGTAGAGATAGGAACAGTTGATGAGATTTTTTACAATCCACAGCATCCTTATACATGGGGATTAATTAGTTCTATGCCAACACTAGAAGTTAAAGAGGCGCTGTATGCTATTCCAGGAACACCACCAGATTTATTGGATCCGCCAGTAGGAGATGCATTTGCTCCTCGGAATGAATTTGCCATGAAGATTGATACTGAACTTGAACCGCCTTTATTTAAAGTATCTGATACCCATTATGCAGCTACGTGGTTATTGCATCCTGATTCTCCAAAGGCCAATCCACCTGCTGAAATTAGAGCAAGACAAGCAGTTTATGAAGAAAAATTTGCTAATCATTATAGCAAGAACGAAACCTCCATTTTTGATTCTGAAAATGAAGTAAAGGGAGGCGTTTAA
- a CDS encoding ABC transporter ATP-binding protein produces MEQKEKILEVKNLKQYFNEGTKNEVRAVDDITFNIFKGETFGLVGESGSGKSTTGRSIIRLYNPTDGEIDFEGTKVHSIKGKKDMLKFRRDMQMIFQDPYASLNPKMKIRDIIAEGIDIHGLASSKEDRNQQVDELLKTVGLNPDHASRYPHEFSGGQRQRIGIARALAVKPKFIIADEPISALDVSIQAQVVNLLMELQKTKDLTFLFIAHDLSMVKYISDRIGVMNSGKLLELAAADEVYNKPLHPYTESLLSAVPLPDPEYERNRIRTPYIRREVNSEPEALREITPGHFVYCRESDIPALQEKKANYTK; encoded by the coding sequence ATGGAGCAAAAAGAGAAGATTTTAGAAGTTAAAAATTTAAAACAATACTTCAATGAAGGCACAAAAAATGAAGTGCGTGCTGTAGATGACATAACTTTCAATATTTTCAAAGGAGAAACTTTTGGTTTAGTTGGTGAATCTGGTTCTGGAAAATCAACAACAGGACGTTCTATTATTAGACTGTACAATCCAACTGATGGAGAGATTGATTTTGAAGGTACGAAAGTCCATAGCATAAAAGGCAAAAAAGATATGTTGAAATTTAGAAGAGATATGCAGATGATCTTTCAAGATCCCTATGCCTCTTTAAATCCTAAAATGAAAATTCGTGATATTATTGCTGAAGGTATCGATATACATGGTTTGGCTTCATCAAAAGAAGATCGCAATCAACAAGTTGATGAATTGCTTAAAACGGTTGGGTTGAATCCGGATCATGCATCACGTTATCCGCACGAATTTTCAGGCGGCCAACGTCAAAGAATTGGGATTGCAAGAGCATTAGCAGTTAAGCCTAAATTTATTATTGCAGATGAACCTATTTCGGCACTAGACGTCTCTATTCAAGCACAAGTAGTGAATTTATTAATGGAGTTACAAAAAACAAAAGATTTAACTTTTTTATTCATCGCTCATGATTTATCAATGGTAAAATACATTAGTGATCGTATAGGTGTAATGAATAGTGGGAAATTACTTGAATTAGCGGCTGCTGATGAGGTATATAATAAACCTTTGCATCCTTATACTGAAAGTCTACTTTCTGCTGTTCCGTTACCCGATCCAGAATATGAACGTAACCGTATTCGTACACCCTATATTCGTAGAGAAGTAAATAGCGAACCAGAAGCTTTAAGAGAAATAACTCCTGGTCATTTCGTTTACTGTCGCGAATCAGATATTCCTGCACTACAAGAAAAAAAGGCGAATTACACGAAATGA
- a CDS encoding DUF3899 domain-containing protein, protein MKIKFTVIKLTSIIFILCLVLELIIYRNISFLQTTNITFVAASLFLIISLFWAVLYSGAFDFFHYSMKKVTAKMRREENSEELEDIPLSKSVGQGYKFPLKIGISLLFISLIALLFYYFT, encoded by the coding sequence ATGAAAATCAAATTTACTGTTATTAAATTGACTAGTATTATTTTCATCTTATGTTTAGTTTTAGAATTAATTATTTACCGAAATATTAGTTTTTTGCAGACCACAAATATTACTTTTGTCGCTGCTAGTCTTTTTTTAATCATTAGTCTTTTTTGGGCGGTATTATATTCAGGTGCATTTGATTTCTTTCATTATAGTATGAAAAAAGTAACAGCAAAAATGCGTCGAGAAGAAAACTCAGAAGAACTTGAGGATATTCCATTATCTAAGTCTGTCGGGCAAGGATATAAATTCCCTTTAAAAATTGGAATATCCCTACTATTCATTAGCTTAATAGCTTTGCTTTTTTACTACTTTACTTAA
- the spxA gene encoding transcriptional regulator SpxA yields MVTIYTSPSCTSCRKARAWLEENNITYKERNIFSEPLDIPEIKSILRMTEDGTEEIISTRSKAFQELNIDLEELPLQELFALIQENPGLLRRPIMVDEKRLQVGYNEDEIRRFLPREVRAIELLRAQRIVGY; encoded by the coding sequence ATGGTTACAATTTATACATCACCAAGTTGTACTTCATGTCGAAAGGCTCGTGCTTGGCTAGAAGAAAACAACATTACTTACAAAGAACGAAATATTTTTTCAGAGCCGTTGGATATTCCTGAGATTAAATCTATTTTACGAATGACAGAAGATGGAACTGAAGAGATTATTTCTACAAGATCGAAGGCTTTTCAAGAGTTAAATATTGATTTGGAAGAATTACCACTTCAAGAACTTTTTGCTCTGATTCAAGAAAATCCTGGATTGTTGCGTCGTCCGATTATGGTAGATGAAAAGAGATTGCAAGTAGGATATAATGAAGATGAAATTCGTCGTTTCTTGCCAAGAGAAGTACGTGCAATCGAATTGTTACGAGCTCAAAGAATCGTGGGTTACTAA
- a CDS encoding lipoate--protein ligase: MYYVANERNGKEITDPRINLAIETFLLKNVLLEEPVLLFYINEPSIIIGRNQNTIEEINMEYVEKNNIHVVRRLSGGGAVYHDFGNLSFCFIKKDDGNSFRDFGKFTEPVIQSLHKMGVEGAALIGRNDLVIDGQKFSGNAMYSTNGRMTAHGTLMFDSDIEAVVGALKVRKDKIESKGIKSIRSRVTNIRPYLSEEYQYMTTKEFRDKLLINIFDVDSKKDIKEYKLTEQDWKEIEKISNDYFRNWDWNYGKSPKFELIRRYRFPIGSVEFQLNVEKGRIQNVRIYGDFFGLGEISDVEEKLKNIKYEQDAIEEIFSEIDIQKYFGNITKEELINLIY, encoded by the coding sequence ATGTATTATGTAGCAAATGAGCGTAATGGAAAAGAAATTACTGATCCAAGGATTAATTTAGCAATAGAAACATTCTTATTAAAAAATGTTTTGTTAGAGGAACCCGTTTTACTTTTTTATATTAATGAACCGTCTATTATAATAGGACGTAATCAAAATACTATTGAAGAAATAAATATGGAATATGTTGAAAAAAATAATATTCACGTTGTAAGACGTTTATCAGGTGGAGGAGCAGTTTATCATGATTTTGGAAATCTTTCATTTTGTTTTATCAAAAAAGATGATGGGAATTCCTTTAGAGATTTCGGGAAATTTACGGAACCAGTGATACAATCCTTACACAAAATGGGGGTCGAGGGAGCGGCTTTAATCGGACGGAATGACTTAGTAATTGATGGTCAAAAATTTTCCGGGAATGCTATGTATTCGACAAATGGGCGTATGACTGCTCATGGCACATTAATGTTTGATAGTGATATAGAAGCAGTTGTAGGAGCGTTGAAGGTTAGGAAAGACAAAATTGAATCTAAAGGAATAAAATCAATCAGAAGCCGTGTAACAAATATCCGGCCTTATTTGTCTGAAGAGTATCAATATATGACAACCAAAGAATTTCGTGATAAATTGTTAATAAATATCTTTGATGTTGATTCTAAAAAAGATATCAAAGAATATAAACTAACGGAGCAAGACTGGAAAGAAATTGAAAAAATTTCTAATGACTATTTTAGAAATTGGGATTGGAATTATGGGAAGTCTCCTAAGTTTGAATTAATTCGCCGTTACCGTTTTCCTATCGGATCAGTTGAATTTCAATTGAATGTTGAAAAAGGCAGAATACAAAATGTACGAATATACGGAGACTTTTTTGGATTAGGTGAAATTTCAGACGTTGAAGAAAAACTAAAAAACATAAAATATGAACAGGATGCTATCGAAGAAATATTTAGTGAAATTGATATTCAAAAATATTTTGGGAATATTACTAAAGAAGAATTGATCAACTTGATTTATTAA
- a CDS encoding competence protein CoiA, translating into MLIALNGKNQTIHANKVNEEIRGRNLYYCPDCKECVFLKKGVLKVAHFSHFNQTNCRLFSEGETKEHLQGKQILYDWFIKQGLRCELEAYLPNLNQRPDILVWVNQTRIIAIEFQCSSMPLKRMEKRTAGYKKNGYDVFWILGSQFKLTDKITAFQRLFIYSDNQLTSSLFFLDVSKKNIYLYSNIQQKNITQRIVYDSYLINLDYFKLSEVLMMIDKIKRNSKKTKYLYQPKDLIQSHLFLNQGRMYQTPEIVSFQKYIYQNGDSLISIPKEVYFKVPGQITIKTLPHFWKYILLKWLTANKINSVITLNELDNQIDEMIKNKSLVFHPMPLISLEVQKKPIYFYVQLLIESAILEKNKSNQWVLIKKPYCYKNEQEKLAAFQKDSL; encoded by the coding sequence ATGTTAATAGCTTTAAATGGTAAAAACCAGACTATCCATGCTAATAAAGTGAATGAAGAAATAAGAGGAAGAAATCTTTATTATTGCCCTGATTGTAAAGAATGTGTATTTTTAAAAAAAGGTGTATTAAAGGTAGCTCATTTTTCACATTTCAATCAAACTAACTGCAGGTTATTTTCAGAAGGTGAAACAAAAGAACACTTACAAGGAAAGCAAATATTGTATGATTGGTTTATAAAACAAGGGCTTAGATGCGAATTAGAAGCCTATCTACCGAATTTAAATCAGCGACCCGATATACTTGTTTGGGTAAATCAAACAAGAATAATAGCTATCGAATTTCAATGTAGTTCAATGCCTCTAAAAAGAATGGAAAAGAGAACAGCTGGGTATAAAAAAAATGGTTATGATGTTTTTTGGATACTTGGTTCTCAATTTAAGCTTACTGATAAGATAACCGCTTTTCAACGTCTTTTTATATATAGTGATAACCAACTAACATCTAGTCTGTTTTTCTTAGATGTCTCAAAAAAAAATATATATCTATATTCAAATATTCAACAAAAAAATATAACCCAAAGAATAGTATATGATAGCTACTTAATAAATTTAGATTACTTTAAATTAAGTGAGGTTTTAATGATGATAGATAAAATTAAAAGAAATTCAAAAAAAACAAAATATCTTTATCAGCCAAAAGATTTAATACAAAGTCATCTTTTTCTCAATCAAGGGCGAATGTATCAAACTCCTGAAATTGTGTCTTTTCAAAAATATATTTATCAAAATGGTGATTCTTTAATTTCTATTCCGAAAGAAGTCTATTTCAAGGTGCCAGGACAAATAACGATTAAAACACTGCCTCATTTTTGGAAATATATCTTACTTAAATGGTTAACTGCAAATAAAATTAATTCGGTAATTACTTTAAATGAACTGGATAATCAAATAGATGAAATGATAAAAAATAAATCACTAGTCTTTCATCCGATGCCTTTGATTTCATTAGAAGTACAGAAAAAGCCTATTTATTTCTACGTTCAACTCTTAATAGAATCAGCTATCTTAGAGAAAAATAAATCTAACCAATGGGTTTTGATAAAAAAGCCATATTGTTATAAAAATGAACAAGAAAAATTAGCAGCTTTCCAAAAGGACTCTCTTTAA
- the opp3b gene encoding oligopeptide ABC transporter permease yields MKNYAKYLGKRFLYMLLTLFLIASITFFLMKLLPGTPYSNQDKLSEEQIFIMNEKYGLNEPLPIQYLVYMTGLLQGDLGTSFQFNNTPVTELLSTRVGPSLQLGIQAVVLGTTLGIILGVIAAMNQNTWIDTTATFTAILGRSIPNFVIAVLLQLIFGVYLKWFPIALWNDGFQSSVLPTLALAISPLADSARFIRTEMVEVLGSDYVELARAKGLSRWTVAFKHGVRNALIPLVTILGPMAVALMTGSMVVENIFAIPGIGEQFVKSILTNDYPTIMGVTILYSAMLVGIILVVDVLYGVIDPRIRVATEGGDN; encoded by the coding sequence ATGAAAAATTATGCTAAATATCTTGGTAAACGTTTCTTATATATGTTGTTGACATTATTCTTAATTGCATCGATCACGTTCTTCTTAATGAAGCTTTTACCGGGAACTCCATATAGTAACCAGGACAAGCTATCAGAAGAACAAATTTTCATCATGAACGAAAAGTATGGATTAAACGAGCCACTTCCGATTCAATACTTAGTCTATATGACAGGTTTGTTACAAGGAGATTTAGGGACCTCTTTCCAATTTAATAATACTCCTGTAACTGAATTATTATCAACCAGAGTAGGACCCTCCTTACAGCTAGGAATTCAAGCTGTTGTGTTAGGAACCACCCTAGGAATTATTCTAGGTGTTATAGCGGCCATGAACCAAAATACATGGATAGACACTACAGCGACCTTTACGGCAATACTTGGTCGATCAATACCTAACTTTGTTATAGCGGTATTGCTACAGTTAATTTTTGGTGTTTACCTGAAGTGGTTCCCTATTGCTCTTTGGAACGATGGATTCCAATCATCAGTATTGCCAACCCTTGCCCTAGCTATTTCGCCACTTGCTGATTCAGCTCGTTTTATTCGTACTGAGATGGTAGAAGTACTGGGCAGTGACTACGTTGAATTAGCACGTGCTAAGGGACTAAGTCGTTGGACAGTAGCGTTCAAGCACGGTGTTCGTAATGCATTAATACCTTTAGTAACAATTTTAGGCCCCATGGCAGTTGCTTTAATGACTGGGTCAATGGTAGTAGAAAACATTTTTGCAATACCAGGAATTGGCGAGCAATTCGTAAAATCAATTTTGACAAATGATTATCCAACAATTATGGGTGTAACCATTTTATACTCAGCAATGTTAGTGGGTATTATTTTAGTAGTCGATGTTTTATACGGTGTAATCGATCCGCGTATTCGTGTTGCAACTGAAGGAGGAGACAATTAA
- the opp3C gene encoding oligopeptide ABC transporter permease, with protein MNKSKQTVVDETTKLSPEMFNPAGSSDKGDNEKITAPSLSFLEDSWRRLKKNKAAVISLFVLIIFILLSVSAPIVSPHNPDIQVVSHANLPPRIPGININGLNGTQVVGDTRVDKYEQKNVAEDVNYYLGTDGLGRDLLSRILHGTRVSLLIAFVAALFDLTIGVVYGLVSGWVGGRVDNGMQRLLEILSGVPNLVVVILMLLILNPGIQSIIIALAITGWISMARVVRAQTLKLKNQEYILAAQTLGESPIKIAFKHLIPNLSGIIIIQTMFSIPAAIFFEAFLSFIGIGIPAPTASLGTLINDGYKTFRFLPHLMWYPAAVICILMISFNLLADGLRDAFDPKMKD; from the coding sequence ATGAATAAATCAAAACAAACAGTTGTTGATGAAACAACTAAACTGTCTCCTGAAATGTTTAATCCAGCTGGTAGCTCAGATAAAGGAGACAATGAAAAAATAACAGCACCGTCATTGAGCTTCTTAGAAGATTCTTGGAGACGACTAAAAAAGAATAAAGCTGCGGTTATTAGCTTGTTCGTATTAATTATCTTTATCCTTTTAAGTGTTTCAGCACCAATAGTTTCGCCTCATAATCCTGATATTCAAGTAGTTTCGCACGCAAACTTGCCACCTAGAATTCCAGGTATCAATATTAATGGATTAAATGGTACACAAGTTGTTGGAGACACGAGAGTTGACAAGTATGAACAAAAAAATGTAGCTGAAGACGTGAATTATTATCTAGGAACAGATGGTTTAGGACGAGATTTACTTTCTCGTATTTTACATGGGACTCGCGTTTCTTTATTAATTGCTTTTGTAGCAGCATTATTTGATTTAACGATAGGCGTCGTCTACGGTCTAGTTTCTGGCTGGGTTGGTGGAAGAGTTGACAACGGAATGCAACGTTTATTAGAAATATTATCAGGTGTACCAAATTTAGTTGTTGTTATTCTAATGTTGCTTATTTTAAATCCAGGTATTCAATCAATCATCATCGCACTAGCCATTACCGGTTGGATTTCAATGGCACGTGTCGTTAGAGCTCAAACATTAAAATTGAAAAATCAAGAATATATTTTAGCAGCTCAAACCTTGGGTGAATCACCCATCAAAATTGCATTTAAACACTTAATACCAAATCTATCAGGTATCATCATCATTCAAACGATGTTTTCGATTCCGGCTGCCATTTTCTTTGAAGCTTTCTTAAGTTTCATCGGTATAGGTATCCCGGCGCCTACAGCATCACTTGGAACGTTAATTAACGATGGATATAAAACTTTCCGCTTCTTGCCTCATTTAATGTGGTATCCAGCAGCAGTTATTTGTATCTTGATGATTTCATTTAACTTGTTAGCTGATGGTTTACGAGATGCATTTGATCCAAAAATGAAAGATTAG
- a CDS encoding MBL fold metallo-hydrolase, with translation MKLTILGYWGGYPTRNEGTSSYLLESGDYHLLVDAGSASLIALEKHLDPLELDALLLTHYHADHIADVGVLQYTRQLKRLDNNERRASVLPIYGHQEDIENFSRLTMDRITKGVGYSKDDVLTVGPFEITFMKTLHPVPCYAIRVKEINTGRVLVFTADSGYLPQFIPFSQDADVLLADTNFFKGMENHRVHMTSIEVARIAKEAKIPKLILTHLPQEADLDLLKAQAINESPKTEVILAKKDLIIHI, from the coding sequence ATGAAATTAACTATTTTAGGTTACTGGGGTGGCTATCCTACAAGAAATGAAGGAACAAGTTCTTATTTATTAGAGTCAGGCGACTATCATCTATTGGTTGATGCTGGTAGTGCTTCGTTAATTGCACTTGAAAAACATCTTGATCCTTTAGAACTGGATGCTTTGCTTTTGACACATTATCATGCGGATCACATTGCAGATGTAGGAGTTTTACAATATACGAGACAATTAAAAAGATTAGATAATAACGAAAGAAGAGCATCAGTTCTACCTATCTATGGTCATCAAGAGGATATAGAGAACTTTAGTCGGCTAACAATGGACCGGATAACAAAAGGAGTAGGATACTCAAAAGATGATGTACTAACTGTTGGACCTTTCGAGATTACGTTTATGAAGACCTTACATCCAGTTCCTTGTTATGCTATAAGAGTTAAAGAAATAAATACTGGAAGAGTATTGGTCTTTACTGCTGATTCAGGATATTTACCACAGTTTATCCCATTTAGCCAAGATGCGGATGTTTTATTAGCAGATACTAACTTTTTTAAAGGAATGGAAAATCATCGTGTTCATATGACTTCAATCGAAGTGGCTAGAATTGCAAAAGAAGCAAAAATTCCAAAACTAATTTTAACCCATTTGCCTCAAGAAGCAGATTTAGATTTGCTGAAAGCACAAGCAATTAATGAGTCCCCTAAGACTGAAGTTATTTTAGCCAAAAAAGATTTGATTATACACATCTAA